The Chlamydia sp. 04-14 DNA segment AAAGCCGCTCTCGTAGTTGCCCTTCAAGAATTTTCAGATAGAAATCCTAACATATTCTTAACAATTGTCGTAGTGAAAGAGCAGGGCATGCCCATAGAATCTCCCTTATTCTTTTTCCGAGAACTAAATTAAATTAAATATTCACAATAAAAGACTTAAAAAGCGATTTTTGTTAAAATAATACAGTTAATACTTTAATTTTGGATAAAAGCATGTCATTATCTTCAACATCTTCAACATCTTCAACATCTTCAACATCTTCATTAACTCCGGATGTAGCGGTAAAACCACAGAGTTTTATCACTCCTGAGTCTTATCATAGAGGATTGAGAAAGGCGAAAGCTCTTTCGATTATTACGGTTGTGGCTGCAGCATTAGTATCCGCTGCGGGTATAGCGGCCGCTGTTGTTACCGGGATTGCGGGTCTATGGGCCATACCTGTAGTTGCTCTTGTTCTTTCGGTAATTTTGGTTCTAGTAATTTATAGAGCACGACCGAAGCTCTCCTTTGTACCTTTTGGTGATGAATCTTTCATCAGCCCTCCGGTTACAGGATTTGCTAATACTGAGCCAGATTTTGCCAAGGGATTAGGAGCTGAACTTCTTCAGCAACAGTAGTAAGACATTTACTACACGTTCTTAAGAATATCAAGGAACCGGGATATATCCACGGTTCCTTTTTTATTTCACACTTTGCACATGCTTTACCGACTCAATACGAGATTCAATTGTGCTAGCAACCGAAACATTGCATAAATCCATTAGCGATAAGCAGTTAGATAGACTAAGAGGCTTTCTTAAATTATAGCGTTGTTTCTCTGAAAAAAGAGAATAAATTAAACTAAGATCCACTAATTAAAAGACTTAAAATCATAACTTCCTCTAAAATGCCTGCAATCAACACTATTTTAGGTGAAAATTATGACATCTGTACCTACATCACCAACTACAATACCTACATCCAACTTCTCTAGTGTAGAAAAAACTGATTTAAATGAGTTAATTTCAAACACCGAGAAGAAAATAAAAAGATGCAATATTTTGGCTATCGTCGTTATAGTCGCTGCTGCCTTACTATCTGCAATTGGCATTATCTGCGCTATTGTAACGGGAGTTGGCGGACTTTGGGCTTTACCAGTGGGTGCAATACTCTCTGCTATAGTTTTATTAATGGCTCTTCATCAACACTGCTCCTATCTGGAGTCTAAATTACCAGCCCCTAAAATCTTAGATGCAGAAGAAGTTAAAAAAGGTCTTGATCTAGATGAGAAACCAAAAGTAGAGGATGATCCAAAAACGCCTGTAGACAGAAGTGGAAAAGCTCATCCCACCGATGGAAGCGAGAAGGTAATAGATCCTAAAAAAGCTAGCGATAGCGACGGGGATAACAAAACCAAAGAAGTTGACTCTAGCAACCAAAATAAAGAAGTAGAAGACTCTGAGCACCCTAGTGAAACTGAAGAATCAGACGAAGAATTTTCTGATGTGGACAGTACCAATGACATAGATCACACCGGTGGTACAAATGATTCTGAAAATACAGGAGGGTCATCCTCTACTGAAACTCATGGTTAATTAACCAGAGATTCTGTCTAAATTTTTCTTTGTTAAGAAAATTATGCCCGTAAGATTACGGGCATTTTTTTATTATTCTCAGATTATCTCTATACATATCTAAAAAAAGACTAAATTCATTCCAAATAAATATGTAAATAGACTTTGCATAAAAGTATTCTTGCGCTTATGAACAGATAGAAAAAGACAATGTTAAGGATAAGTATAGTAATGAAATGGTTTCTTTCTATTCTTGTATTCTCATCCCCTGCGCTATTAATTCCTGGATGCACATTAATTCCTAAAGAATGGGATTGTCCCTGTTCGTATCATCAGCAAGAATCTTCTCAGGCAAAATAACGAAAACCTACAGGAATAAATCTAGGGTTTTCTATGATTTCGGGACTTGTTTTTATTTTTTTCTTTGTTATAACTTAACAGGAACAATAACTCAGTATCCCTATCCATAGGAAAATAAGAATTCCTTTGAAAGAATGGGGCGCTTTACAAAAGTAAAATTCAATACCCGAGCAAACGGTATTCGTTAATGTAAGGACAGCAATTATGCGAAAACTCCTCTTATTAGTTTCTTGTGGACTTTTGTCTATAAACCTATCTAGCTGTTCTCTACCAGCATCGGGGAGCTATCATCCTAAACTTTACAAATCAGGCAGTAAAGCGAAGGGCGTCGTTGCGATGCTGCCAGTATTTTACCGTTCTGGGAAAGTCTCTGAAGTACTTCCATGGAATTTACAATCAGAATTCACTCAAGAAATCGGTAAGAGATTCCATTCTTCTGAAAGATTATTTTTAATTAAACATTCTGCATCTCCACAGATCATCTCACAATTTTATTCTCCTGTGGTTCCCGAGTTTTCTCCGCAAGCAATAGTTGAATTTCTTCCAGCAGAGTTTGTGGTAGCTACAGAACTTTTAGAGCAGAAAACATCACAAGATATGTTTGGCCACGACTCTATAACAGCTTCTGTTCGTGTTCGTGTTTTCGATATTCGTCATAATAAGGTTTCGATGATCTATCAAGAAATCATTGAATCTAGCCAACCTCTTGCTACAACAGCAAGCGATTATCATCGTTATGGATGGCAAACAAAACATTTCGAATCTACACCTATGGGGCTTATGCATCACCGCCTATTTCGAGAAGTCGTTGCCAGAGTTGAAGGTTATGTCTGTGCAAATTATTCGTAATTTATGATGCATTCTTGGTTATTCCTCCTTGTATTTCTAGCTCTAGCAGCTGTTGTATCAAGAAATTTTTTTACCTGGCCAAAACCCTCAGAAAAAACTCCATTACAACTAAGGCATATTCTTGTCGGGGTTGTTCTTTTATTTCTTCCTGGATTGATTCCTTTTATTACAGGATCGCATTCTGATGTCACTGCACGCTCACTACACGGAATCTTTCTAGCGTCGGCTTATATCTTTTATCTTCTAGGATTACCTATTGAAGTTACGCGTAGTGTAATTTACTCGGGAAATAAGCCTGAAGCGACATTTTTAAGAGCAATTTTTTCTGCAGTACGGATGTGGATTATTGTAATCCCTATTACTCAGATCATTGGTCTAGTGCTGAATAAAGGATTGATGCTTATCTTGCCTATGGAGTCCCTACAAGAACAAACGCTGACTCAGGAAGTTCAAGATACTCTGACATCCACAGTGCGTGATCGTGGATTTATTTTAAGTTTAGGAATTTTGATTCCTTTTGCTGAGGAAATATTCTTCAGGGGTTTTCTACAAACCTTTCTAAAAAATAAAATGAATAGAGTTTATGCTCTTTTATATTCTTCAGTAATCTTTGCTCTTACCCATGTAGAGCATTCTTGGGGAAGCTTAGTATTTGTTCCCGTTCTTTTAATTTTTTCTCTATTTACGGGATTTCTTTATGAAAAAGAACGTCATATCGCTGCGCCTATAGTATTACATATACTATTCAACGTTACAAATATCGGAATGTTGTCGGTATAAAATTGAAAAAGAGTAAGTTGGAGAAACACTTCTAGCAAAAGAAAGCTCTTCTTAGGGCTGCTACCTTCCAGTCCTGACCCGGTTCGTAGGTCTCTTCTCTTAAAAGGTCCCCAACTTACTGCTCTTTGATACCATACTCGGTGAATTTTACTAAAGAGGAAAGCCTTTAGTAAATTTCCTATTCTTCACTCTTCTCTTCGAGTTTAGCAAGAGCCCATGCTGTTCTTGCTTCCTCATAAGAAATTGTTTTACTTGGGTCGAAAACATGAGGAGCACGACGACGAATTTTAGCAAGAGCTTCAGCAATAATTGCATCTACTGAAGACATTCCTAGAAATTCCATCTTGAAGCACAACAACAACACAAGAGTAAGAACATCTCCGGCTTCCGAGGTGATTTCCTTAACAGGATACCCCTCATGAACAGCTTCAGAAAGTTCCTTACATTCCTGGAGAATATGGCTAAGTATAGAATCAAAATCCTGATGATCTGTCCAAGGACAGACCCCATCTGAGACCATTTTTCTAACAAGCTCTATCAATTGAGAAAAGTCTATATTTTTCATGAACTTAAACCTTCACAAGTTCAGGATTAGAAATAGTATAAGCATTTTCTAATAACCAAGCCTTTATTTTCCTGTGTCCAGAAGAAAAAGGTAAAGAATCTAAAATCTCTATAGGATAGAGAAACTCAGATTTTGGTTTAGATTTTGCATGGAAGATTTTTGGAATAAGACGTACCTTATAATGGGTAAAAGAATGACGTTGCTCCTCTAATTCTCCATAAAATACTAGCGGAGTTCCTACACGTTCCTCCATTTCTTCGATAAGCCCTTCTATATCCGAAAGATCATCAAAAGACTCAACCTCTATATAAGGAAACTCATATAAACCAGCCATCATCTCCTCGGGTTTTCTCTGTTCAAGAACGATAGCATCTTCATAAAGAACAATTGCTACCCAACGAAATAGTGTAACAATTTTTTTCCTAGCATGACGTATGGGAAGAGATTTTTGCCTACCTTCTTTATAGGCTCCGCACATAGTTTTTAAAGGACAGATTTCACATTTGGGAGCACGCTTACAAATACACGCCCCAAGCTCTATCAAAGCTTCGGTAATTATCTGCGGATCTTTAGCAGGTAAAAGAGATAAGGCAATTCTAAACACCCAAGTCTTAGTAGATTCTAAATCTATAGAAGCATCTATTAAAAATACCCTGCTAATTACCCGCAAAACATTACCATCTACCGCAGCTGTTCTCCTTTTAAAAGCAAAAGCTAAAATAGCATGTACCGTATAGGGGCCCAGTCCCTTTATCTGCATTAAATCTAAAGGATCGTCAGGAAGCTCTCCTCCAAAATCCTTCATCACCATACGGGCTCCATACAAAAGATTCCGTACTCGAGTGTAGTAACCTAAACCTTCCCAAGCTTTGATCACATCTTCTTCTTTAGCCGTAGCTAATGCTTCTATGGTAGGGAACTTCTCCATCCATTCAAGAAAATAATTTACTACAACTTCTGCTCGGGTTTGCTGGAGCATCACTTCGGAAACCCAGACATTGTAAGGTGAAGGATTGTCTCTCCATGGGAAGCTACGCTTATTATCTGCAAACCATTGTTTTAACTTTTCCACAGGAAATTTCTTTGCTCTTTCAGAAAAAGCTATCTTTGCCATACAAATTCTCGTAAAATTTTACCTAAGTTCTAAATTTTGCTACTTTATGAAAGAATTCTCATGGGTTGCTGATCATGTAGAAAGATTATCATCTTTCTTACGTTCTCGGCTTCCCGATTATAAAAAACATATCATTCTTGATTCGGTACGTTATCACGGTTGTCGTGTAAACGGTCATCTGGAAAGGTTCGAATCTTATAAAGTTCAACCTGGAGATTGCATTACTTTAACCTTGCAAATAAGATCAGAGCCAAAAATCCTTTGGGAAGATCTACATTGTTGTATTTACGACAAACCTTCCCACATCTCTACGGAAGATCTGGCAAAAACAACAGGACTCAATATAGTCCATAGGCTAGATAGAGACACCACGGGATGTATCTTATTTGCCAAAAATGCAGATGCTGCTAATGCCCTCACGGAACTGTTCAAGAAACGAAAAATACATAAACAATACACTGCTTTAGTTTTTGGTCATCCAAAAAAATCTTCAGGAACCTTAATTTCTCATACCGCTCCTAGATCACGTCGTTGTGGTGCTGTAATTTTTGGAAATACAAATAAAGATCGTGGGAAGTTAACAATTACAAATTGGTCAGTGTTGTGTACTTATAAACACTATACTTTGATGCGTTGTGAACCAATTACAGGAAGGACACATCAAATCCGTCTACATATGCAAACTCTCGGTCATCCGGTTGTTGGTGATGTAGATTACGGAAGGAAAGAACAACCAAAAAATGTATTCCGTCCTCTACTCCACGCACATGCCCTAACCTTTACATCACCATTTTCTCAAGAGAAGGTAGATATTACAGCATCCTCATCTGGAGATCCTAGAGAAGTAGTCCCCCATCTACTACTGAAACGTTAAACTCGAGTTTCTGTTAAACCTCCGGTATTGCCTCCTCCATTATTGTTGCCATTGCCTCCCTGTCCCTGATTATTTCCTCCATTACCATTGCCTCCTCTAGGACGCGCGCCTTCCTGATCATAATTACGTCCATCCTGATTCACAGGCGGATTCACTCCTAGACCACTAACTGTAGCACGTGTAATTATAGGAGCTGTTGCAGCTGAGGGTTGTGTCACAACAGGACGGGCAGGAGTAATTCCTGCTGCTAACATCCATCTACTCGAGAAGTTTGCTAACAACTGTTGTCTAGACGCATCTCCAGGATTTCTCATTCTCTCTGCACGTTCAGCTTGCTCAGCGAAACATCTCGCTGCTAGATCCGCATAAGGATTTACTGGAGGAACATAGGGAGCAGGTCCACGATTACGCTCATTCATTAACCGACGATTATCTACGTCACTAATTAACTGTCGCATTCTACCTCTCTCATATATCCTTGCTCTTTCAGGATCTACAGTATCAGAAACAACACAGATACCTCGATAAGCAAGGATCATACATACGAGAGTCATCAAATCGCTTACATTGATCCAAATTTGTCGTCCTCCGTGAGAGGCTTTCATTAAAATCCTTCCCAAATCCTGCATTACAGCTGCAGCTGTAATCACACCCAAGGGTCCTACTGCTGGATTACGACGTGAGGTCACGGTAAGATCTGGAAGAGTAAGAGCTAACCTCTCCATATCAAACTCTGATGCTGCTACAACACCTCCATCTCCTCCCCATTTATGAAGTACGCGCACACAATCTTTTAATTGATTGGTATTGATATCACAGCTACTTGCCATTCCAGAGACAAAATTCGCTCGCAAAAATGCATTTTGCAAAACATTGCGATATCCTTGTGCAGCTCCCGCCCACATAGCATTAGTTTTATTTTTCAAAATTCCTGGAAGATCCCTGGAGCAGTTTCTACATTCCTGTCGAATCCTATCCATAGGAGGAAGTGTTACAGCGGTACTTCCAGATAAGAGACCTACGGTATCCATACCTAAATTGCTTAATGCCATCAAAAATATAGAATCACCGAACTCATCCTCTATTTCTTGTAATTCTTGCTCTAAAGCTCTTCTTGAATCAACTTGTACACCACAGCAATTCCCGAATAGACCACACAAACATCTTCCCAAACTCCCACAGCCACATTGTCCATCACTACATCCACATCGAGGACAACAACAATTTCCCTCACAACATGTATGGCAATTATCATAGCAGAACCGTCCACCACGTTGGGCAGACTCACTAGTTGCAGCAGCAGCAAGAATCGATGCTAAAGAACCCACAGCAGAACCTACAGGACCAGCCAAACCTGCTAACCCACTTAATGCCTTTACGGCTGTTCCTATACTAGATGAAGTAGATCCCTGACCACTCACTAAGTTTGCTAAAGCTCCAAGCCCTTGCTGCAACGCTGCACCATTTTGTCCCTGAAGCAAACTTAAAATAGATTGCGCACCCTGTTGGTAAGGACCAGAAGTAGAAGCAACACCTTGAAGCAAACCTATAAGCAATTGTGAACCTTGACCAGGAACACCACCAGGACCTTGTGCGAATAAACCTAAAAGCG contains these protein-coding regions:
- a CDS encoding CT253 family lipoprotein, coding for MRKLLLLVSCGLLSINLSSCSLPASGSYHPKLYKSGSKAKGVVAMLPVFYRSGKVSEVLPWNLQSEFTQEIGKRFHSSERLFLIKHSASPQIISQFYSPVVPEFSPQAIVEFLPAEFVVATELLEQKTSQDMFGHDSITASVRVRVFDIRHNKVSMIYQEIIESSQPLATTASDYHRYGWQTKHFESTPMGLMHHRLFREVVARVEGYVCANYS
- a CDS encoding CPBP family intramembrane glutamic endopeptidase; this encodes MMHSWLFLLVFLALAAVVSRNFFTWPKPSEKTPLQLRHILVGVVLLFLPGLIPFITGSHSDVTARSLHGIFLASAYIFYLLGLPIEVTRSVIYSGNKPEATFLRAIFSAVRMWIIVIPITQIIGLVLNKGLMLILPMESLQEQTLTQEVQDTLTSTVRDRGFILSLGILIPFAEEIFFRGFLQTFLKNKMNRVYALLYSSVIFALTHVEHSWGSLVFVPVLLIFSLFTGFLYEKERHIAAPIVLHILFNVTNIGMLSV
- a CDS encoding MazG nucleotide pyrophosphohydrolase domain-containing protein translates to MKNIDFSQLIELVRKMVSDGVCPWTDHQDFDSILSHILQECKELSEAVHEGYPVKEITSEAGDVLTLVLLLCFKMEFLGMSSVDAIIAEALAKIRRRAPHVFDPSKTISYEEARTAWALAKLEEKSEE
- the mutY gene encoding A/G-specific adenine glycosylase → MAKIAFSERAKKFPVEKLKQWFADNKRSFPWRDNPSPYNVWVSEVMLQQTRAEVVVNYFLEWMEKFPTIEALATAKEEDVIKAWEGLGYYTRVRNLLYGARMVMKDFGGELPDDPLDLMQIKGLGPYTVHAILAFAFKRRTAAVDGNVLRVISRVFLIDASIDLESTKTWVFRIALSLLPAKDPQIITEALIELGACICKRAPKCEICPLKTMCGAYKEGRQKSLPIRHARKKIVTLFRWVAIVLYEDAIVLEQRKPEEMMAGLYEFPYIEVESFDDLSDIEGLIEEMEERVGTPLVFYGELEEQRHSFTHYKVRLIPKIFHAKSKPKSEFLYPIEILDSLPFSSGHRKIKAWLLENAYTISNPELVKV
- a CDS encoding RluA family pseudouridine synthase, coding for MKEFSWVADHVERLSSFLRSRLPDYKKHIILDSVRYHGCRVNGHLERFESYKVQPGDCITLTLQIRSEPKILWEDLHCCIYDKPSHISTEDLAKTTGLNIVHRLDRDTTGCILFAKNADAANALTELFKKRKIHKQYTALVFGHPKKSSGTLISHTAPRSRRCGAVIFGNTNKDRGKLTITNWSVLCTYKHYTLMRCEPITGRTHQIRLHMQTLGHPVVGDVDYGRKEQPKNVFRPLLHAHALTFTSPFSQEKVDITASSSGDPREVVPHLLLKR